Part of the Eubacterium sp. 1001713B170207_170306_E7 genome, TTTGGTCTTTTCACCTGTTCTTGCCGGATCATCCTTTACATCTGCACCAAACATAATTTCATCGTTGCGTTCTTTTTCATTACTCATGGTTAGCATCTCCTTTGCCTGTAGTGTTTTTTATATGGTATATTCTATACCCATATTGAGCTACAATCAACACGATGTCCAAAATTTTATTTTATTGTATGAAATTTTACTGGTGTAGCGCGTCAAGGCTTAAGACTTTATTAAAAGTCCACTTGACGCGCCAGGGTAGACTCATTATAATAGAAATAACACTGGATTTAGTCTAATATTGAGGAGTGAGAAAATGGAAATGTGTTTTGATGGTTATACCTATATTACGGAGGAATGTATTAATGCTTACAGAGAAGAAACACCGGTGGTACCGGTGGCGCAGGCTGTTCGGATCATGAAGCATCCGGAATTTCCCATGCACTACCCTTACCACCATTATCTGGTACCGGCGGTTATGCTGACCGCGGTGTATCGGCTCCAGAATGAGCCCGAGCAGGCCCTGCGGGATTCTCTGGAAGAAGCCAGAAGCCGGGCGCTCAATGTGCTCAAGGGTTTTTGTGGCCTGTATGGTGATTGCGGCGCGGCTGTGGGGCTGGGGATTTTTATGAGTGTTTTGACCGGGACCACACCTCACTCGGTGGAAACCTGGGCCATGACCAACCGGATTACAGCCGGCAGCCTGATGAAGATTGCTGAAATCGACGGCCCCCGCTGCTGCAAGCGCAACTGCTTTCTGGCGCTGCAGTACGCTGTGTCCTTTTTGAAGCAGACACTGGACATTACCCTTGAGGCGCCCCGGGAAATTGTGTGTACCTTCAGCGATATGAACGA contains:
- a CDS encoding DUF5714 domain-containing protein translates to MEMCFDGYTYITEECINAYREETPVVPVAQAVRIMKHPEFPMHYPYHHYLVPAVMLTAVYRLQNEPEQALRDSLEEARSRALNVLKGFCGLYGDCGAAVGLGIFMSVLTGTTPHSVETWAMTNRITAGSLMKIAEIDGPRCCKRNCFLALQYAVSFLKQTLDITLEAPREIVCTFSDMNEDCKGKACPFFQM